One genomic window of Candidatus Nitrospira inopinata includes the following:
- the rfbG gene encoding CDP-glucose 4,6-dehydratase, with product MESVGVKLPSAEFWRGKRVLVTGHTGFKGSWLAQWLSRLGASVAGVALPPATEPNLFTLARIDKLLDGYFCDIRSFDSLIGIIKAVQPEIVFHLAAQPLVRVGYRMPVETIETNVMGTTYLLEALRTVKSLLVAVLATTDKVYRNREHLRSFREDDPLGGDDPYSASKAAMEMIVDSYRRSFFDERGVAVATVRAGNVIGGGDWSADRLIPDAIRAWSKGEVLRVRRPDAVRPWQHVLEPLCGYLRLAELLWDTPCLAGPYNFGPDSRATVAVRGVVELARAAYGGGDVAYGDGHEGLHEAGAIALESTKAKSILGVVPRWVIKTAIERTMRWYQRQAAGEDARRLCEEDFVSYEEQPA from the coding sequence ATGGAAAGTGTGGGAGTAAAGCTTCCCTCTGCCGAATTTTGGCGTGGCAAACGGGTGTTGGTCACCGGCCACACGGGGTTCAAGGGAAGCTGGCTGGCACAGTGGCTGTCGAGGTTAGGTGCGTCTGTCGCGGGTGTCGCATTGCCCCCTGCGACAGAACCCAACCTGTTTACCCTGGCCAGGATCGACAAACTGCTCGACGGCTACTTTTGCGACATTCGGTCGTTCGATTCTCTGATTGGGATTATCAAGGCGGTGCAGCCTGAAATCGTCTTTCATCTGGCGGCCCAGCCGCTTGTGCGGGTGGGATATCGGATGCCGGTCGAAACCATTGAGACGAACGTGATGGGTACCACGTACCTGCTCGAAGCCTTGCGGACAGTAAAGTCTCTCCTGGTGGCGGTCTTGGCGACGACGGACAAGGTCTATCGGAATCGAGAACATTTGCGCTCCTTCCGGGAAGACGATCCGTTGGGGGGCGATGATCCCTACAGTGCCAGCAAGGCGGCGATGGAGATGATTGTTGACAGTTATCGACGGTCATTCTTCGATGAGCGGGGTGTGGCGGTCGCGACGGTCAGAGCTGGCAATGTGATCGGTGGGGGGGATTGGTCAGCCGATCGGCTGATTCCGGATGCCATTCGGGCGTGGAGCAAGGGGGAGGTTTTGCGCGTCCGGCGCCCCGATGCGGTACGGCCTTGGCAACATGTGCTGGAGCCTCTCTGCGGGTATCTTCGTTTGGCGGAATTGCTGTGGGATACACCTTGTCTTGCCGGTCCCTATAACTTTGGTCCCGACAGTCGGGCGACGGTCGCTGTTCGCGGCGTGGTGGAGTTGGCCCGTGCTGCTTATGGCGGAGGTGACGTTGCCTATGGAGATGGCCATGAAGGGTTGCATGAGGCAGGAGCGATCGCTTTGGAGTCGACCAAGGCGAAAAGCATCCTCGGGGTGGTTCCTCGGTGGGTGATCAAAACAGCGATAGAACGGACGATGAGATGGTATCAACGGCAGGCTGCCGGCGAGGACGCGCGCCGGTTGTGCGAGGAAGATTTCGTCTCTTATGAGGAGCAACCCGCATGA
- a CDS encoding flagellar brake protein, which produces MNNVSGTVPPSACFLTVGLPVKLSVVMEGRKVVHGSTLLGWKEAAWLICEWPSHLDWVSGLAERTPCTLSYLRDGKLVGCRTEIRGAVATPVPLLFLAYPQQVEEMHLRQHPRVSSNEPVLLSRIGTWSEKGTGMTQADHVGGLVKDLSMGGCRLSLERVPSWMRAGSSVHLEFELPGLGHVTNLTGMVKSIDKGEEGNLIGVEFQFDKMEYIEYRGWGGSVRQAIWRWIRQKSGEPTLY; this is translated from the coding sequence ATGAACAATGTATCGGGTACCGTTCCTCCCTCGGCCTGTTTCTTGACCGTTGGTTTGCCCGTGAAGCTTTCCGTCGTCATGGAGGGGCGCAAGGTTGTGCATGGCAGCACATTGTTGGGGTGGAAAGAGGCTGCGTGGCTCATCTGCGAATGGCCCTCGCACCTAGACTGGGTTTCCGGCTTGGCGGAGCGCACGCCATGCACGCTGAGCTATCTGCGAGATGGAAAGCTTGTGGGATGTCGAACGGAAATTCGCGGGGCCGTCGCGACACCGGTGCCGCTGCTGTTCCTGGCCTACCCTCAGCAAGTCGAAGAAATGCATCTCCGGCAACATCCGCGTGTGTCGTCTAACGAGCCGGTCTTGTTAAGTCGAATCGGCACTTGGTCTGAGAAAGGTACGGGGATGACACAGGCCGATCATGTCGGCGGTCTGGTGAAAGATCTTAGCATGGGAGGCTGTCGTCTCTCGCTGGAGCGGGTTCCCTCATGGATGAGGGCCGGCTCGTCGGTTCATCTGGAATTTGAATTGCCGGGATTGGGGCATGTCACCAATTTGACGGGCATGGTCAAGAGCATCGACAAGGGAGAGGAGGGCAATCTGATCGGCGTCGAGTTCCAATTCGACAAAATGGAATACATTGAATATCGGGGATGGGGCGGGTCGGTCAGACAGGCCATCTGGCGGTGGATACGTCAAAAGTCGGGAGAGCCCACTCTCTATTGA
- a CDS encoding NAD-dependent epimerase/dehydratase family protein, whose amino-acid sequence MRILVTGATGFLGSHVVPALRKQGHEVGCVARTGSLLSHSHEGCSVWRVADNGQGLHAAVQTFRPEVVVHLAALYVCEHREKDISPLIRANVEFGAHLLDAMGKGGCDALVYAGTAWQHYRNQNYCPVNLYAATKQAFVTIADYYRDADGLRLLELHLYDSYGPDDQRPKLLNRLLAVAETGEELAMSPGTQLLHLVHVDDVSRGIAMACEQVVSFRPGERRVYRLPSERAVTLRELVEKLNEADPLRTVKVRWGMRPFRRREMLRPWEGVPVLPGWKAAVSLKAGLEAICRLRPIGNRIGG is encoded by the coding sequence ATGAGAATTCTGGTCACCGGCGCCACCGGCTTTCTTGGGTCGCATGTCGTGCCGGCGTTGCGGAAGCAAGGGCATGAAGTGGGCTGTGTCGCACGAACCGGCTCTCTCCTCAGCCACTCACACGAGGGCTGCTCCGTATGGCGAGTGGCGGACAACGGCCAAGGGCTCCACGCGGCCGTGCAAACGTTTCGACCGGAGGTTGTCGTCCATTTGGCCGCGCTCTATGTGTGCGAACATCGTGAAAAAGATATCAGTCCCCTGATCAGAGCGAACGTTGAGTTCGGCGCACATCTGCTCGACGCCATGGGAAAGGGGGGATGCGACGCGCTCGTCTATGCGGGTACGGCCTGGCAGCACTACCGGAATCAAAACTATTGCCCGGTCAATCTTTATGCCGCGACCAAACAGGCGTTTGTGACAATCGCCGACTACTATCGCGATGCCGATGGCCTGCGTCTCCTGGAACTCCATTTGTACGACAGTTACGGGCCGGATGATCAAAGGCCGAAACTGCTCAACCGGTTGTTGGCCGTGGCGGAGACTGGCGAAGAGCTTGCGATGTCCCCCGGCACCCAACTGCTGCATTTGGTGCACGTCGATGATGTCAGCCGAGGTATCGCAATGGCCTGCGAGCAGGTGGTGTCCTTCAGGCCAGGAGAGCGGCGTGTCTATCGGCTTCCCTCGGAGAGGGCCGTGACGTTGCGGGAGCTGGTCGAGAAACTGAACGAGGCGGATCCCTTGCGCACCGTGAAGGTGCGGTGGGGAATGAGACCTTTTCGCCGACGCGAAATGTTGCGGCCGTGGGAAGGGGTGCCGGTTTTGCCGGGCTGGAAGGCAGCGGTTTCTTTGAAGGCGGGATTAGAGGCGATCTGCCGCCTTCGCCCCATCGGCAATCGGATTGGAGGGTAG
- the rfbF gene encoding glucose-1-phosphate cytidylyltransferase has translation MKAVILAGGVGSRLSEETIGRPKPMVEIGGRPILWHIMKIYSAHGINDFIICLGYKGTMIKDYFVNYSLYRSDITIDVAHNKIEVHHNHAEPWRVTLVDTGEHTMTGGRLKRVARYVEGEECFCFTYGDGVADVDLTAEIAFHRSHRKLATVCAVLPPGRFGALELTHGRVVKFTEKPMGDGGLINGGFFILSPKVIDFVEQDSTVWEGQPLYRLATSGELMAFEHRGFWHPMDTIRDKNHLEELWRSGRAPWKVWE, from the coding sequence GTGAAAGCCGTGATTCTGGCTGGAGGAGTCGGGTCTCGATTAAGCGAGGAAACCATCGGCCGTCCCAAGCCGATGGTGGAGATCGGCGGCAGGCCGATCCTCTGGCACATCATGAAGATCTATTCGGCCCATGGCATCAATGACTTCATTATTTGCCTTGGCTACAAGGGTACCATGATTAAGGACTACTTCGTGAATTATTCCCTGTATCGCTCGGATATCACCATCGATGTGGCTCACAACAAGATCGAGGTCCATCACAACCATGCCGAGCCGTGGCGTGTGACGCTGGTGGATACGGGCGAACACACGATGACGGGGGGGAGGCTCAAGCGGGTGGCGCGATATGTCGAGGGAGAAGAGTGTTTCTGTTTTACGTACGGCGACGGGGTGGCGGATGTCGATCTGACCGCGGAGATCGCCTTTCATCGGTCGCATCGCAAATTGGCGACGGTCTGCGCGGTGTTGCCACCCGGTCGGTTCGGCGCATTGGAACTGACGCACGGGCGAGTGGTGAAGTTTACGGAAAAACCCATGGGCGACGGCGGCTTGATCAACGGCGGTTTTTTTATTCTGTCGCCGAAGGTGATCGACTTCGTGGAACAGGACTCGACGGTGTGGGAGGGCCAGCCACTATATCGGCTGGCAACGTCGGGGGAACTGATGGCGTTCGAACACCGGGGATTTTGGCACCCGATGGATACGATTCGAGACAAGAATCACCTGGAGGAACTCTGGCGATCGGGGCGGGCGCCATGGAAAGTGTGGGAGTAA
- the rfbC gene encoding dTDP-4-dehydrorhamnose 3,5-epimerase, giving the protein MPGLLITKPDSVKQLFTVTPSTISGCVELRPQVREDRRGRFVKVFHRHMFELLGLCADYEEEYYSVSRRGVIRGLHFQVPPMDHDKLIYCVSGRIQDAAVDLRCGSPTYGRYALFDVSAEEGNMVYVPRGLAHGFCTLSESAIVVYKVSSVYSAEHDRGLLWNSAGIPWAIGDPLVSDRDLTHPPFESFRSPFSYGAGS; this is encoded by the coding sequence ATGCCTGGCTTGCTGATAACCAAGCCCGATTCGGTCAAGCAATTGTTTACGGTGACGCCCTCGACCATTTCTGGCTGTGTCGAGCTGCGGCCACAGGTGCGGGAAGACCGGCGAGGGCGGTTCGTCAAGGTCTTCCATCGACACATGTTTGAGTTGTTGGGACTGTGTGCCGATTATGAGGAAGAATATTACTCGGTCTCGCGGAGAGGCGTGATCCGGGGCTTGCATTTTCAGGTCCCTCCGATGGATCACGACAAGCTCATTTATTGTGTCAGCGGCCGCATTCAGGATGCCGCTGTGGACCTTCGCTGCGGCTCGCCGACCTACGGGCGATACGCTCTGTTCGACGTATCGGCGGAAGAAGGAAACATGGTCTATGTCCCCCGCGGCCTCGCTCACGGGTTTTGTACGCTCAGTGAATCCGCGATCGTGGTCTATAAAGTCTCAAGCGTCTATTCAGCAGAGCATGATCGTGGCCTCTTGTGGAATTCGGCAGGGATTCCCTGGGCGATCGGTGACCCCCTCGTGTCGGACCGGGACTTAACCCATCCTCCGTTTGAGTCGTTCAGAAGTCCGTTCAGCTATGGAGCGGGCTCATGA
- a CDS encoding glycosyltransferase family 2 protein produces the protein MSLPLVSLCIPNYNNERYLDVCIRSALSQTWPHVEVVLVDDCSTDGSFSLARKYEERIRLFRNEKNLGQPANTNRCVELARGEFVAIVHGDDYLLPTFVERLAPLLQQYERAALAIGERYETDETGVLRNVTPFYTTDCLIPGEKQAKVFMFMSFPPCQVLIRRAVYRSIGGADLRHVVNLDGLLWFKCALVGDIVYVREPVGVYRKHGESTTARYNRRIDHMIEYYMTLLAMQEAGRGRPYLERYYDAAVKRVGELTVRYCREVFREKNYELAKRYLALATVFDPAISKSNQWRALHYCLESEDRDPHDLYRRLMEGETQQRITSYEPPEGFQALKSQQAGGASS, from the coding sequence ATGTCCCTGCCGCTGGTCAGTCTCTGCATTCCCAATTACAACAATGAGCGATATCTGGACGTCTGCATCAGGAGCGCACTCTCTCAAACGTGGCCCCATGTCGAAGTTGTCCTTGTGGACGACTGTTCGACGGATGGCTCGTTCTCACTGGCCCGAAAATATGAGGAGCGGATTCGGCTGTTTCGCAATGAGAAAAATCTTGGACAGCCGGCGAACACCAATCGCTGCGTCGAGTTGGCGCGAGGAGAATTCGTGGCCATCGTGCACGGCGACGACTATCTCCTGCCGACCTTTGTAGAACGGTTGGCGCCGCTTCTGCAGCAGTACGAACGAGCCGCTCTCGCGATCGGTGAACGGTACGAGACCGACGAAACAGGCGTGCTACGGAACGTGACGCCGTTTTACACAACCGATTGCCTGATTCCTGGAGAAAAACAGGCCAAAGTATTCATGTTCATGTCGTTTCCGCCTTGCCAGGTGTTGATCAGACGAGCCGTTTACCGGAGCATCGGAGGGGCCGATCTCCGCCACGTGGTGAATCTGGACGGATTGCTGTGGTTCAAATGTGCGCTGGTCGGCGACATCGTCTATGTTCGTGAGCCCGTCGGTGTGTATCGAAAACACGGCGAAAGCACGACCGCCCGCTACAACAGACGCATCGATCACATGATCGAATATTACATGACTTTATTGGCGATGCAGGAGGCGGGACGAGGCAGACCGTATTTGGAGCGATATTATGACGCGGCCGTCAAACGCGTGGGCGAGTTGACGGTTCGGTATTGTCGAGAGGTGTTTCGCGAAAAGAATTACGAGTTGGCCAAACGGTATCTTGCCTTGGCGACAGTGTTTGATCCCGCAATCAGCAAATCGAATCAGTGGCGGGCGCTGCACTATTGCCTTGAGAGCGAAGATCGCGACCCTCATGACCTGTATCGGCGGCTGATGGAGGGAGAGACTCAGCAGCGCATCACCAGTTATGAACCGCCGGAGGGATTTCAAGCACTGAAAAGTCAACAAGCTGGAGGGGCGTCGTCATGA
- a CDS encoding radical SAM protein, which produces MNACALLVRDRKPLVPSVFERAIDRRQRIILYGAGKIGQRVAAALRWFGHSPAFFWDRCADLLGSERNGIEVLLPDLSTMSLEERADCLVVVTIFSENVAERIRQELLCAGYPNVLSDKTTIGGLLEAECVSRLQAGRFEFQLMRCHICPVVSDVRSRCEIFERHVRDCFVRGVEAQFVPEVVVPSMGVLISNKCTMTCEGCNHLRDHYAPDDHRDLAPDQVIEDLRKLLSAVDLVNKLVLVGGEALLHPRVEEIINQLLRLPKVGILQIITNGTVVPKSRRVFELLASPRVIVEISDYGDHVPEPLRPNVSRFIEHLENHRIQYRRIRTLQWFDFGGFEDRGYTVEEIRRVYRTCCFLSHDLFDGRLYKCSRSAYGTVIGKVPNYPGDYVDIRSLDRQSLRMRLIEFLSLEYVEACRHCNGASAALTMEAGRQIVVVKRGHLRRDGSGLEAAAGV; this is translated from the coding sequence ATGAACGCCTGTGCTCTCCTGGTGAGAGATCGCAAACCGCTTGTTCCATCAGTATTTGAACGAGCCATCGATCGTCGACAGAGGATCATTCTCTACGGGGCCGGCAAGATCGGACAACGGGTCGCGGCGGCTCTCAGGTGGTTCGGTCATTCGCCGGCGTTCTTCTGGGATCGATGTGCCGATCTGTTGGGAAGCGAGCGCAATGGCATAGAGGTCTTGCTCCCCGATTTGTCGACGATGTCGCTCGAAGAACGAGCTGATTGCCTCGTCGTTGTCACCATTTTTTCAGAGAATGTCGCCGAGCGGATCAGACAAGAATTGCTTTGTGCGGGATACCCGAATGTCTTGTCCGACAAGACGACCATCGGCGGCCTGCTTGAAGCGGAATGTGTATCCCGTCTCCAAGCCGGCCGTTTCGAGTTCCAGCTCATGCGGTGTCATATCTGTCCGGTCGTCAGTGATGTGAGAAGCCGATGCGAGATCTTCGAACGTCATGTACGGGATTGCTTCGTCAGGGGCGTCGAAGCGCAGTTCGTTCCCGAAGTGGTCGTACCCTCGATGGGAGTTCTGATTTCCAATAAGTGCACGATGACATGCGAAGGCTGCAACCACCTCCGGGATCATTATGCACCGGACGATCATCGGGATCTTGCTCCCGATCAGGTGATCGAGGATCTGAGGAAACTTCTTTCGGCGGTGGATCTGGTCAACAAACTTGTGCTGGTCGGCGGAGAGGCGTTGCTCCATCCGCGCGTCGAGGAGATCATCAATCAGCTCCTCCGGCTGCCCAAAGTAGGGATTCTCCAGATCATTACCAATGGAACGGTCGTGCCCAAAAGCCGCCGCGTGTTCGAACTGCTGGCGAGTCCTCGCGTCATCGTCGAGATCAGCGATTACGGCGATCATGTGCCGGAGCCCTTGCGGCCCAATGTCTCGCGGTTCATCGAGCACCTGGAGAATCATCGGATCCAGTATCGGCGGATTCGGACGTTGCAGTGGTTTGATTTCGGAGGATTTGAGGATCGAGGCTACACGGTAGAGGAAATTCGGCGTGTCTATCGCACCTGCTGTTTCCTGTCTCACGACCTTTTCGACGGCCGGTTGTACAAGTGCAGCAGAAGCGCTTATGGAACCGTGATCGGCAAGGTGCCGAACTATCCAGGTGACTACGTCGACATCCGAAGCCTGGATCGGCAGTCGCTGAGGATGCGTCTGATCGAGTTTCTATCGTTGGAATACGTGGAGGCGTGTCGTCACTGTAACGGAGCCTCCGCCGCGTTGACGATGGAAGCGGGCAGGCAGATCGTCGTCGTGAAAAGGGGGCATCTTCGCCGGGATGGTTCCGGGTTGGAAGCGGCCGCCGGCGTTTAG
- the rfbH gene encoding lipopolysaccharide biosynthesis protein RfbH: MTAANVEVLKEEILRLVGQYAEEAFKDHPFVPDGSPVPASGKVIGAPELQNAVEAALDGWLTAGRFNDQFEDRLATVMGVKYALTTNSGSSANLLALSALTSPEWGERALRPGDEIITVATGFPTTVNPILLLGAVPVFVDVSVPTYNVDVAQLEQAVSEKTKAIVLAHTLGNPFDVARVMRVARQYGLWVIEDCCDALGSTYEGKPVGTFGDIGTLSFYPAHHITTGEGGAVVTNNTKLKRVLESFRDWGRDCYCPPGRDNTCGRRYCWQRGELPKGYDHKYIYTHAGYNLKMTDFQAAVGLAQLERLPDFIKIRKRNFHYLKEGLADLQEWLMLPEATPRSDPSWFGFPIMLRPGAPITRVELLESLDRHRIGSRLLFGGNLTRQPYMRGRLFRVHEELSTSDLIMNQAFWVGVYPGLDRVKLDFVIETITRTVKEKQRLCLAC; the protein is encoded by the coding sequence ATGACGGCCGCCAACGTCGAAGTCTTGAAAGAAGAAATTCTGCGGTTGGTGGGACAGTACGCCGAGGAAGCCTTCAAAGACCATCCTTTTGTGCCAGATGGTTCCCCGGTTCCCGCGTCCGGCAAGGTGATTGGCGCGCCGGAATTGCAAAACGCGGTGGAGGCGGCGTTGGATGGTTGGCTCACGGCGGGACGGTTCAATGACCAATTTGAAGATCGGCTGGCCACCGTCATGGGAGTGAAATACGCGCTCACGACCAACTCCGGCTCGTCGGCCAACCTGCTCGCCCTGTCTGCCTTGACGTCGCCGGAGTGGGGAGAACGGGCACTTCGGCCGGGAGACGAAATCATTACCGTGGCAACGGGATTTCCCACAACGGTCAATCCGATTCTTCTGCTTGGGGCTGTGCCGGTGTTTGTCGATGTGTCGGTGCCGACCTATAACGTTGATGTGGCCCAGTTGGAACAAGCGGTGTCGGAGAAAACCAAGGCGATCGTACTCGCCCACACGCTGGGGAATCCGTTCGATGTGGCGCGCGTCATGCGAGTCGCCCGCCAATATGGTTTGTGGGTGATCGAGGATTGTTGCGACGCGCTGGGATCCACCTATGAAGGGAAACCGGTGGGGACCTTTGGCGACATCGGCACGCTGAGCTTCTATCCGGCCCACCACATCACGACGGGCGAGGGCGGCGCCGTCGTGACAAACAACACAAAACTCAAGCGGGTTCTGGAGTCGTTTCGGGACTGGGGACGTGATTGCTACTGTCCGCCGGGCCGGGATAATACCTGTGGACGTCGCTACTGCTGGCAACGGGGGGAACTGCCCAAGGGATATGATCACAAGTACATCTATACACATGCCGGCTATAACCTCAAGATGACCGATTTCCAGGCCGCGGTGGGCCTGGCGCAATTGGAGCGACTGCCCGACTTCATCAAGATACGAAAGCGAAACTTCCATTATCTGAAAGAAGGATTGGCTGACCTGCAAGAGTGGCTCATGTTGCCGGAGGCCACGCCACGGTCCGATCCGTCTTGGTTCGGGTTTCCGATCATGCTCCGCCCCGGCGCCCCAATTACGAGGGTTGAGCTGCTGGAGTCGCTCGATCGTCATCGGATTGGGAGTCGCCTTCTCTTCGGAGGGAACCTGACTCGTCAACCATACATGCGAGGGCGGCTCTTTCGCGTGCACGAAGAATTGAGTACGAGCGATTTGATTATGAACCAAGCGTTCTGGGTCGGCGTGTATCCTGGGCTCGATCGCGTCAAATTGGACTTTGTCATTGAAACCATCACGCGAACGGTGAAGGAGAAACAGCGTTTATGCCTGGCTTGCTGA
- a CDS encoding radical SAM/SPASM domain-containing protein: protein MKAQLKPRINLDHRTPLQDVIPLSTPMVLFVDPVDTCNFRCTFCPTGDRELIKSTGRWQGRMSLDLFKKIIDDLAEFEQPIKVLRLYKEGEPLLHTQFAEMVWYAKRSGRVEYIDTTTNGYLLSPERVGPILDAGIDRINISVDGMSSEQFWRFTKTRVDFEKYVENIRHLYERKGSCEICIKIPGDILSDDDKQRFFDTFGDYADRISIENFAPCWPEFDVEARSGIAITEGIYGNPIKEVSVCPYIFYSMAVNTDGTVSLCFLDWARKLVIGDTRLQSLKSIWDGESMHRHRVAHLKGRRKDNPTCADCGQLSHCLPDDIDAYAASLLTRIERPQKTGSR from the coding sequence ATGAAAGCGCAATTGAAACCCCGGATCAACCTCGACCATCGGACGCCGCTCCAGGACGTGATTCCACTTTCCACGCCGATGGTGCTGTTCGTCGATCCCGTCGATACATGCAATTTTCGTTGTACCTTTTGTCCGACGGGAGACCGAGAGCTGATCAAATCCACGGGTCGGTGGCAGGGGCGAATGTCGCTCGATTTGTTTAAAAAGATCATCGACGACCTGGCCGAATTCGAGCAGCCGATCAAAGTCCTGCGTCTGTACAAGGAAGGCGAGCCGCTCCTACACACGCAGTTCGCCGAGATGGTGTGGTATGCCAAGCGGAGCGGCCGCGTGGAATATATCGACACGACGACCAATGGCTATTTGCTGAGTCCGGAGCGGGTGGGGCCGATTCTTGACGCCGGGATCGATCGCATCAACATTTCCGTTGACGGGATGTCGAGCGAACAATTTTGGCGGTTCACTAAAACCAGGGTCGATTTCGAGAAATACGTCGAGAACATCCGGCATCTCTATGAGCGCAAGGGATCCTGCGAGATCTGCATCAAAATTCCGGGCGACATCCTGTCCGATGACGACAAACAACGGTTCTTCGACACCTTCGGCGACTACGCGGACCGAATCTCAATCGAAAACTTCGCGCCCTGCTGGCCGGAATTCGACGTGGAAGCGCGCAGCGGCATCGCGATCACGGAGGGGATTTACGGCAACCCGATCAAGGAAGTGTCGGTCTGCCCCTATATTTTTTACTCCATGGCGGTGAATACCGACGGAACGGTCAGCCTTTGTTTTTTGGACTGGGCCCGCAAGCTCGTCATCGGAGACACACGTCTTCAATCTCTTAAGTCGATCTGGGACGGCGAGTCGATGCACCGGCATCGAGTCGCCCACTTGAAGGGACGGCGCAAGGACAATCCGACTTGCGCCGACTGCGGCCAGCTCAGCCACTGTCTGCCGGACGATATCGACGCGTACGCCGCCTCTTTGCTGACGAGAATTGAACGGCCACAAAAAACCGGGAGTCGCTGA
- a CDS encoding B12-binding domain-containing radical SAM protein: MSSTGREERILFIIPPYFNVDDYMGGDRANVLPSFTIPYGILSLDAYLKAHCTVPVTVDILDLNLSLRQAVETGNVSRIQAVFDELIRERVQIARPVIIGISALFNVSFRYMGHISAVAKAAAPGALIVAGGGLPSAGFRQVLEHCPAIDAVCRGEGEIPLRDLIEAGDRADLLERHPSWMTRGGIAAGKIPAHTFVENLDDIPMLDYGLVDLDDYNSRSIDKRYSGQPKREMAIHTSRGCPFLCVFCANPSLHGADVRAMSVARVAAEVRRMKEQWGMTVLLIEDDHFFFDKARAKQVLRELIDLGVRVEFPNGIAVYAIDEEVASLFQQAGVSTVALAVESGSDYVLHRIIKKPLKTSLVKGKVELLRKYGVQSHVFIVLGLPGEMDEHRLQTLDLLLDVGFDWVHVFCAVPILGSRLYDICVTNGYVDTGDFLDHVNTKSVIRAPGVDPEAVQAFAYEMNLLVNFVHNYNLRVGRFETAAKYFENVTGKYPDHALAHHALARAYEGLGREEEADRCRRRYQDIIERDEWWRERARKYGLSDGGVSAAVPLAGNHPALIES; encoded by the coding sequence ATGTCAAGCACCGGACGAGAAGAACGGATCCTGTTCATCATTCCACCCTATTTCAACGTGGACGACTACATGGGAGGCGATCGCGCGAACGTGTTGCCGTCGTTCACGATCCCATACGGCATTCTGTCTCTGGATGCCTATCTGAAGGCTCATTGCACGGTGCCGGTGACAGTCGACATTCTGGATTTGAATTTGTCGCTGCGCCAAGCCGTGGAGACGGGAAACGTCTCGCGAATCCAGGCCGTGTTCGATGAACTGATCAGAGAGCGGGTTCAAATCGCTCGGCCCGTGATCATCGGAATTTCGGCGCTGTTTAACGTGTCGTTCCGATACATGGGACATATTTCCGCCGTGGCGAAAGCCGCCGCCCCCGGTGCGTTGATCGTCGCGGGTGGAGGGCTTCCGTCAGCCGGGTTTCGGCAAGTGTTGGAACATTGCCCGGCCATTGACGCGGTATGTCGGGGAGAAGGAGAGATCCCGTTGCGCGATCTGATCGAAGCCGGTGACCGAGCCGATCTGTTGGAGCGGCACCCTTCATGGATGACCAGAGGAGGAATTGCGGCGGGTAAAATTCCCGCCCATACGTTCGTCGAGAACCTCGATGACATTCCCATGCTCGATTACGGCTTAGTCGATTTGGACGATTACAACTCCCGTTCTATCGACAAACGATACAGCGGCCAGCCGAAACGCGAGATGGCGATCCATACCTCACGGGGCTGTCCTTTTCTTTGCGTGTTTTGCGCGAACCCCTCGTTGCACGGGGCGGATGTGCGGGCCATGAGTGTGGCGCGCGTCGCCGCCGAGGTGCGTCGGATGAAAGAACAGTGGGGCATGACCGTGTTGCTGATCGAGGACGACCACTTCTTTTTCGACAAAGCGCGGGCGAAGCAGGTCTTGCGTGAATTGATCGATCTCGGCGTGCGCGTGGAGTTTCCCAATGGAATCGCCGTCTATGCCATCGACGAGGAGGTGGCGAGCCTGTTCCAACAAGCCGGAGTGTCCACGGTGGCGTTGGCGGTCGAATCAGGATCCGACTACGTTCTTCATCGCATCATCAAGAAGCCGTTGAAGACCAGCCTCGTGAAAGGCAAGGTGGAACTCTTGCGAAAATACGGGGTGCAAAGCCACGTCTTCATCGTGCTGGGGCTGCCGGGAGAAATGGACGAGCACCGGCTGCAAACGCTCGATCTGCTGCTGGACGTCGGGTTCGACTGGGTGCACGTCTTTTGCGCCGTGCCGATCTTGGGCAGCCGTCTCTACGACATCTGCGTGACCAACGGATACGTGGACACGGGAGATTTCCTTGATCACGTCAACACCAAATCGGTCATCCGGGCCCCCGGCGTCGATCCGGAAGCCGTTCAGGCGTTCGCCTATGAGATGAACCTGCTCGTCAACTTCGTCCACAACTACAACCTGAGGGTCGGACGATTCGAAACGGCGGCCAAGTACTTTGAGAACGTGACCGGCAAATATCCCGACCATGCGCTGGCCCATCATGCCCTCGCCAGGGCTTACGAGGGGCTCGGGCGAGAAGAGGAGGCGGACCGCTGTCGCCGTCGCTATCAAGACATCATCGAGCGGGATGAGTGGTGGAGGGAACGAGCGCGGAAATATGGTTTGTCGGACGGCGGAGTCTCGGCGGCGGTCCCGCTCGCCGGGAATCACCCTGCCCTCATAGAGTCATGA